TCCGCCCCGCTTGCCAACGCGCCTGCAGCGAGACAATTGCGGATCTTGTCCTGGATGACGGTCAGCATCGCGGAGGTCGGGGCTCGCATCTCCAACCGGGCGCGAGCGCTCGCCGGAATAATGTTGGCGGCGTTCCCGCCCTCGAGCACTATCAGCGAGACGATTGCGCCGGGCGGCAGCTGTTGCCGCGCCATGCCAATGGCTATTTGCGCCACCACCAGTCCGTCGAGAGCGTTGACGCCGTCATGTGGTGCCACGGCCGCATGCGCGGATACCCCCGCGTATTCGACGTTCCAAGTCGACAATGCCAGTGACGTGGACCCAATGGAGTCGTATGCCGCAGCGTGGGCCATAAGGGCGACGGAGACGTCGTCGAAGAACCCCTCTCGGATCAGGTCGACCTTGCCGCCGGTCGTCTCCTCAGCCGGGGTGCCCAGTACGCGAACCGTGATTCCCAGCTCACTGGCGACATCTGCCAGAGCCAGAGCCGCAGCGACGGCTGCCGCGCCGTTGACGTTGTGGCCGCAAGCGTGCCCGATATCAGGCAGGGCGTCGTACTCGACACATAGAGCTACGGTGAGAGCGCCGTCACCGGCGTTGGCGCAGAAAGCAGTTGGTGCCTCGGGCTGTTTCACTGGGAAGTCGAAACCCCGGTCGATCAGGAGCGCGCGGACGCGCTGGGCGGAGCGGTACTCCTGCCCGCTGAGTTCCGGATCGGCGTGCAGTGCGTGACTGAGTTCGATGACCGCCCCGGCGTCGCGATCGACGGCAGCGGCGATGCGGCCGGGAAGATCGGGACCGACGTGGGCGAGTTGCCCGGTGTCGCGCGGCGTTTCGGGTGCGTTCATGCCTTTACCTCTGATGCGAGTTGGGAATTGGTCACGGAGGTGTAGCTGCGGGAAAGCAGTGCGGCCGCCACGGCGGACGCGGCCATCACGGCCCAAATGCTCATGATCCCGGTCATCGAGATGTACCCGCCGCTGGCGAAGGTGGAGGCGAGCATCTTGCTGAGGGCGGCTCCTACGGCGATGCCGACCGAAAGCGCCAGTTCGTTCAGACCTGCGGCACTGGCCGTTTCCTCCAGCGGGACGCCTTCGACGGAGAGCGCCCGGGTTGCCGCTTGGACTGTACCGATTCCCGCGCAGACCAGGGCAAAGCCGATGCAGTACCCGGTCATGGACTGGTGGCCAAGCGCCATCGTCGCAAAACCCGCAGCGAGGACGAGACCGGCCAGCATGAGCGTCTTGCTCTCACCGAACCGGGCCATCGCGCGTGTGGTCACCAGTGCGGAGGCCAGAGAGAGAACTGAGGCCAACGCCAGTATTGCCGACATGGCCAGCGGGCTGAGCCCGAAGCCATACCCGGTGACAGCGGGATCGGAATGCAGGAAAATCCCGTTGATGCCGAAGTAGCTGGCACTGAAGGCGAAGAGGAACGTAGACACAGAGATCTGGCGGACGCGCGGTATGGCCAGCAACCGCAGGTTGATGAACTGCTTCTCCGCCCGCGAATCGATCCGAGTCCAACAGGCCAACAGTGCTAGACCCAGCATCCCGACGAGCAATGTCTTCGCATCCAGCCAACCCCAATCAGGGCCCATGGACAGCGCGGTCAGCAGGCCGACCAAGCCCAGCGAGCAGCAGATCATCGGCAGCACCGCGACCGGTGTTCGATTGGGAACACCCGCGTCGGGCAGGAAGAATGTCATGACCAAGGCCAGCAGCGCGAAGGGAACTCCGATCCAGAAACCCTTGAGCGGGTCATTCGCGCCGGCAACGCCGGCGAGCAGCCCGCCCAAGCCGAGCATGATCATCAGCGTGCCGATCATGGCGCTGACACCGCGCCGTGTGTCCGACGGACTGGTCACGCGGAGGATGCCCATCATCATCGGCATGAATCCGACGACGCAGGTCAGCATGACGACGCCGATACTGATCGTGAGCAGAGTCGGTACCAGGGCCATGAGCAGCACGCCCGCTACGACAACGACAGTCGAAATGCGCAGCACCAGACGGTAGCCGAACCTGTCGCCCAGACGCGAGATGATCGGCGTCAGGACGGCGAAGCTGACCATGGAGATCAGGAAGATTCCGCTGATAGTGGGCGCATCGATGTCCAGGACCGGGCCCAGCGCTGGCAGGATCGGGTTCAGGTATCCCTGGGTGACGCCGCTGAGAGCTTCGATCAGCGACATGACCACGATCATCCCGGTGATGGTCCGTTGGACCACAGGTGCGCTGTCCGAGGTTTTTCTTCTCATAGGAGGAGTCCTTGGTCGAGTGGAGTGAGTCGCGCCACGTGGTGGCGGCCGATGTGTGTTAGACCACCAAAGTAGGGATCCGGAGACTTCTGGAGAAAAATCTCTCAAAATCTCAACATTTCCCCTGTGTTGTGAAGGAAACGGTCATGGTTTCGGAACTGGATCTCAAAATCATCCATGCTCTACAGATCTTCCCCCGAGTAGATTGGGGGAAGCTTTCCGGTGTGCTGGATGTCTCCGCGCCTACTCTGGCGAGACACTGGGACGCGATGACCGAAGCCGGGATCGCGTGGGTGACTCCCTTTCCTGGGCCTCGCTACCACGACGCTGGTTGGTCGGCGTTCCTCTACCTCTCCTCGAAGCCAGACCAGCAGGAGGAGCTCCTGGACCACCTATGCCAGAACCCGGCCTTTGCGACGGTTTCCCTGGTGTCCGGACCTTACGATGTACTGGTTGATTGCTATGTGTCCTCCTATGCAGCAATGCTGAAGATCCTGACCGAGTCTTTCGCCAACCTCCCAGGGTTGGCCCGCAGGGAAGTGGTTTTCACCACGGAGTACTTCCGCACCGCGGTCGAATGGCGCAGCGGGACTTTGGAACCAGCGCAGATGCGCCGACTGGACGCATCGGCCGGACTTGCCCACCCGCGCCCAGTGCCTGACGCTGTGGACACCAGGCTCATCGAGGAACTCTCGGTAGATGGCAGGGCTCCGTGGGCGCAACTCGGCGCCACCTGTGGTGTAGCCGCCCAGACGGCAAAGCGTCGGGTCGAGCGACTCCTCAACTCGGGCTATCTGACATTGCGCTGCGACACAGCGACGGAAGTCGTTGCAGGGCAACGCGAAATAACTCTGCTGCTCTCAGCCCCCGCGTCGGAGGTGGATACGATCGGCGGCTATCTGGCCAGCCTGCCCAATTGCCGGGTCAGTGCCCAGATTCTCGGGGCGGCGAATATCCTGGCGACCTTGTGGGTGCACGATTTCGGCGAAGTCAAAGAACTGGAGTTGGAGCTAGCTCGACGTGCACCGAACTGCACCGTGACTTCACGACAGGCCACAGTGCGCCACTACAAACGTGCGGGCCGTCTACTCGACGCGCAGGGGCGCTCACGAGGGAGGGTGCCCGTGCCTCTATGGGGGGACAGTCACCGCAATGATCGCCCATCCAATCCATTCTGACTGACCTGTGCATATCTCGCCTCTGAGGTGGTCGCGGGCGATCGTCCGGTGTGCATCCGACGTGCCGCCTCGCGCGTCGTGCTATCGAGTTGCATCCGCCATACGCTTGGTCCACCGGGGCTCGAATCAGAAGCCGTTGCGACCGGCAGTCGCACAAACGACAACTGTGAGGCCCGCCCTCGAACGAGAAAGCCCCTCACCTGTAGCAACAGGTGAGGGGCCCTGGCGGAAGCGGAGGGATTTGAACCCCCGGTGGGTTTAACGCCACGCTCGCTTTCAAGAAGTGAGCTGGCAAAAACACAAAATCCAGGCAGAATTTCTCCCGGTCAGGAAGCTTCCCTGAGATTGACCGACCCGCACCTACTCATGACTCCCCCACGGTGTGTCAGGTGTGTGTCACATCGGAGCCTCCTGACGTCACCTCGGAATACTCTTTCCGACCCCGCCCGGGAAGCTGCGCGCGTCGAGGCAGCGCTCGGCGAAGTCGACTGGTTCACGCTCGGCTGGTAGCCGCACAGATCGGCGCGGAGACGGGCGCCCAATGCCTCCCCCCATCCTGGGAAGGCCAGCACCCTGCCAAATCTGGGAGATCACCCCTCAGGGCTGCTGAGCATCCACACCCGCTTCAGTAGCGGGCGAGTCACATACTCTGACGCCCTCACGGCAGTGACGGCAGGACGGCACGAACTCTCCGGCGCGGAACGTACGATTCCGCGCATGGCGA
This genomic stretch from Prescottella soli harbors:
- a CDS encoding amidohydrolase, with the translated sequence MNAPETPRDTGQLAHVGPDLPGRIAAAVDRDAGAVIELSHALHADPELSGQEYRSAQRVRALLIDRGFDFPVKQPEAPTAFCANAGDGALTVALCVEYDALPDIGHACGHNVNGAAAVAAALALADVASELGITVRVLGTPAEETTGGKVDLIREGFFDDVSVALMAHAAAYDSIGSTSLALSTWNVEYAGVSAHAAVAPHDGVNALDGLVVAQIAIGMARQQLPPGAIVSLIVLEGGNAANIIPASARARLEMRAPTSAMLTVIQDKIRNCLAAGALASGAELTVTPIGNDFADLRQDDYLSNAYRQAMLDRGRDVVPESSPVGSTDMGNVSHVAAAIHPSLGYELHGATPHTSGFASHGASPSADTAILDGAYGLAMAAASAALNPSERSRLIGK
- a CDS encoding MFS transporter, giving the protein MIVVMSLIEALSGVTQGYLNPILPALGPVLDIDAPTISGIFLISMVSFAVLTPIISRLGDRFGYRLVLRISTVVVVAGVLLMALVPTLLTISIGVVMLTCVVGFMPMMMGILRVTSPSDTRRGVSAMIGTLMIMLGLGGLLAGVAGANDPLKGFWIGVPFALLALVMTFFLPDAGVPNRTPVAVLPMICCSLGLVGLLTALSMGPDWGWLDAKTLLVGMLGLALLACWTRIDSRAEKQFINLRLLAIPRVRQISVSTFLFAFSASYFGINGIFLHSDPAVTGYGFGLSPLAMSAILALASVLSLASALVTTRAMARFGESKTLMLAGLVLAAGFATMALGHQSMTGYCIGFALVCAGIGTVQAATRALSVEGVPLEETASAAGLNELALSVGIAVGAALSKMLASTFASGGYISMTGIMSIWAVMAASAVAAALLSRSYTSVTNSQLASEVKA
- a CDS encoding Lrp/AsnC family transcriptional regulator, which gives rise to MVSELDLKIIHALQIFPRVDWGKLSGVLDVSAPTLARHWDAMTEAGIAWVTPFPGPRYHDAGWSAFLYLSSKPDQQEELLDHLCQNPAFATVSLVSGPYDVLVDCYVSSYAAMLKILTESFANLPGLARREVVFTTEYFRTAVEWRSGTLEPAQMRRLDASAGLAHPRPVPDAVDTRLIEELSVDGRAPWAQLGATCGVAAQTAKRRVERLLNSGYLTLRCDTATEVVAGQREITLLLSAPASEVDTIGGYLASLPNCRVSAQILGAANILATLWVHDFGEVKELELELARRAPNCTVTSRQATVRHYKRAGRLLDAQGRSRGRVPVPLWGDSHRNDRPSNPF